Proteins encoded together in one Kitasatospora albolonga window:
- a CDS encoding TetR family transcriptional regulator, translated as MTSPGPRPRRGRPPAAERPPLDRDRIARAALRIAGEEGFGALTMRRLAEELRVTPRALYNLVQDRQEVVDLTARLMMERLPRHVYDVDDWRSTVRRIYRAAREQYRAVPRATLISLDERVTPAEIHPARLLHTEEMLAFLCAIGLGLEDAVHVRGRFLQDVFAFTLLIDYRYDRSDATVRAMMQQPVPAPWLAAHPDLDVPYARAAAELPTLTSDAYFERFVDDAITLIEHRLRR; from the coding sequence ATGACCTCACCCGGCCCCCGGCCCCGCCGCGGCCGTCCGCCCGCCGCCGAGCGCCCGCCGCTCGACCGGGACCGGATCGCGCGGGCCGCACTGCGCATCGCAGGCGAGGAGGGGTTCGGGGCCCTGACCATGCGGCGGCTCGCCGAGGAACTGCGGGTCACGCCGAGGGCGTTGTACAACCTGGTGCAGGACCGGCAGGAGGTCGTCGACCTCACCGCCCGGCTGATGATGGAGCGGCTGCCCCGCCATGTGTACGACGTCGACGACTGGCGCTCCACGGTCCGCCGGATCTACCGCGCGGCCCGCGAGCAGTACCGCGCCGTGCCCCGCGCGACCCTGATCTCCCTGGACGAGCGAGTCACCCCGGCCGAGATCCACCCGGCCCGGCTCCTGCACACCGAGGAGATGCTGGCGTTCCTCTGTGCGATCGGGCTCGGCCTGGAAGACGCGGTGCACGTCCGTGGCCGCTTCCTCCAGGACGTCTTCGCCTTCACCCTGCTGATCGACTACCGCTACGACCGCAGCGACGCGACCGTCCGGGCGATGATGCAGCAGCCCGTGCCCGCGCCCTGGCTCGCCGCCCACCCCGATCTGGACGTGCCGTACGCCCGTGCCGCCGCCGAACTGCCCACGCTCACCAGCGACGCGTACTTCGAACGGTTCGTGGACGACGCCATCACCCTCATCGAGCACCGGCTCCGCCGCTGA